GGTGGACGGCTACTACGGCCAGGATGTCCCGCTCGCCGTGGGCGAAGGCGTTGCCCAGAGCGACCGGTTCGGCACACGGGCCGTGGATGCCCTCGATGTTGACACCGGTGTAGATGTGGCCGGAGCCGGCGCGCACGGCGGCGGCAACCGTATGGCGGTCCGGTACATAGGCGCGGCGCAGAGTTTCTTCGGCGGCGCGGATCAGTTCCATGTCCTCGGATGTCAGCGGCAGGTGGTTCATCGTGTCCCTCCTGATATCGCTGATCGGGTGCCGGCGGATGGGAGAAAAAGGCCTTGCCACCAGTATGGTGACAAGGCCATGCTTGGTACCCCCGACAGGATTCGAACCTGTGGCCTCTTCCTCCGCAGGGAAGCGCTCTCAATCCACTGAGCTACGGGGGCATATATATGATTTGCCAAGGCGGGGAGATAGGGATTCGAACCCTAGGAGGAGCTATTCAGCCCCTCAACCGCTTAGCAGGCGGCCCCAATCGACCACTCTGGCATCTCCCCTTGCTTCTGAGATAGCCATCAGGCGGAGGGAGAGGGATTCGAACCCCCGGTGGGCAAAGCCCACAACGGTTTTCAAGACCGCCGCAATCGTCCTCTCTGCCATCCCTCCAGTCACGCCGGTGGATGGCCCTCTCCACCGCACGCCCTCAGTATAGCAGAGAGCGGGCAGATTGTCAAAAATGGGGCAGGGCGGTGTTGGGAGGGGCCGCCGGCGGAGGGAGGGGGTGGGGGCTAGCCGGCCAGTTCCATTTCCTCGATGGCCCGCTGTGCTTCCTCCGCCGAGAGGGGGCGGGGGTAGTTGTACATCGGGCCGGCC
This genomic window from Anaerolineae bacterium contains:
- a CDS encoding cytidine deaminase — encoded protein: MNHLPLTSEDMELIRAAEETLRRAYVPDRHTVAAAVRAGSGHIYTGVNIEGIHGPCAEPVALGNAFAHGERDILAVVAVHRAENGYTVLSPCGNCRQLILEYAPDAHVILVEDGQVIKAPAHELLPGAYHYFDHNAPAE